A single Thermaerobacter sp. FW80 DNA region contains:
- a CDS encoding dihydrolipoamide acetyltransferase family protein, which produces MMEPVIMPVLDMTMERGIILRWLKKEGDPVRAGEPLFEVETDKADIEVEAPADGVLARIVHPEGAEVPVREIVAYIAAPGERYDDDRQNPPQPKADVDPSARSDPAQGAAQGEVQGEARKGAPEVPSGAALGRNRIRATPAARRRARELGLDLARVPAGGRGGVIRLADVEAAAATMAATTKGEPGPRGRQEGGRVDGVSPTPRDAEHGAFRPPAPEPEDDGVERIPVTGNRKAVAERMVQSARIPQVTLFARADAEAIQDFRRRLEPAVAEATGQSLSYTALFAFAVARTLPRFPDLNAHWRDGEIWRFRSVHLGIAVALPAGGLVVPVVRHADRRPLAELVKAVADVTSRAREGRLKPDEIGGGTFTLSNLGMFGVEAFNALLNPPQVGILSVGTFVKEPVGGREESSARTWLTLGLTFDHRALDGADAARYLRFLVETLSDPWRLLVS; this is translated from the coding sequence ATGATGGAACCCGTGATCATGCCGGTCCTGGACATGACCATGGAACGGGGGATCATCCTTCGTTGGCTCAAGAAGGAAGGCGATCCGGTGCGGGCCGGTGAGCCGCTCTTCGAGGTGGAGACGGACAAGGCCGACATCGAGGTCGAAGCGCCGGCCGACGGGGTCTTGGCTCGGATCGTCCACCCGGAGGGCGCCGAGGTGCCGGTGCGGGAGATCGTCGCCTACATCGCGGCCCCCGGCGAGCGTTACGACGACGACCGCCAGAACCCGCCCCAACCGAAGGCCGACGTCGACCCCAGCGCGCGGTCCGATCCGGCCCAAGGAGCGGCCCAAGGAGAGGTCCAGGGAGAGGCCCGGAAAGGCGCACCGGAGGTTCCCAGCGGTGCGGCGCTCGGCCGTAACCGCATCCGGGCCACGCCTGCGGCGCGGCGGCGGGCTCGGGAGCTCGGCCTGGACCTGGCCCGGGTCCCGGCAGGCGGTCGTGGCGGTGTGATCCGCCTCGCGGACGTCGAGGCCGCGGCCGCGACCATGGCCGCGACGACGAAAGGGGAGCCGGGCCCGCGGGGTCGCCAGGAAGGGGGTCGGGTGGACGGGGTTTCACCGACGCCCCGCGACGCCGAGCATGGCGCGTTCCGCCCACCCGCTCCGGAGCCGGAGGATGACGGCGTGGAACGCATCCCCGTGACGGGCAACCGCAAGGCGGTGGCCGAGCGGATGGTGCAGAGCGCCCGCATCCCCCAGGTGACGTTGTTCGCCCGGGCGGATGCCGAGGCGATCCAGGACTTCCGTCGTCGCCTGGAACCCGCGGTGGCCGAGGCCACCGGCCAGTCGCTCTCCTATACGGCCCTGTTTGCCTTCGCGGTCGCGCGAACCCTGCCCCGCTTTCCCGATCTCAACGCCCACTGGCGAGACGGTGAGATCTGGCGTTTTCGGTCGGTGCATCTCGGGATCGCGGTGGCCCTGCCGGCAGGTGGCCTCGTGGTACCGGTCGTTCGCCACGCAGACCGGCGTCCCCTGGCAGAGCTCGTCAAGGCCGTGGCCGATGTCACCTCGCGGGCCCGGGAAGGCCGGTTGAAACCCGACGAGATCGGGGGCGGGACGTTCACGCTCAGCAACCTGGGCATGTTCGGGGTGGAAGCCTTCAACGCCCTGCTGAACCCGCCGCAGGTCGGGATTCTCTCCGTAGGGACCTTCGTGAAGGAGCCGGTGGGAGGCCGGGAGGAATCGTCTGCAAGGACCTGGTTGACCCTCGGCCTGACCTTCGACCATCGTGCCCTTGACGGCGCCGACGCGGCGCGATACCTGCGGTTTCTCGTGGAGACGCTGAGCGATCCCTGGCGGTTGTTGGTGTCGTAG